One genomic region from Leptolyngbyaceae cyanobacterium JSC-12 encodes:
- a CDS encoding Glutaredoxin, GrxC family (IMG reference gene:2510097451~PFAM: Glutaredoxin~TIGRFAM: Glutaredoxin, GrxC family), with the protein MSANVEIYTWSTCPFCIRAKALLTKKGVEFTEYCIDGDEAARAEMAERANGRRSLPQIFINNQHIGGSDDLYALNAQGKLDPLLT; encoded by the coding sequence ATGTCTGCCAACGTTGAAATTTACACCTGGAGTACGTGTCCTTTTTGTATTCGGGCAAAAGCGCTATTAACCAAGAAGGGTGTTGAGTTTACCGAATATTGCATTGACGGTGACGAAGCCGCACGGGCAGAAATGGCAGAACGCGCAAATGGACGGCGATCGCTGCCTCAAATCTTCATCAATAATCAGCATATTGGTGGCAGCGATGACCTCTATGCCCTGAACGCACAAGGTAAACTCGATCCGCTATTAACTTAA
- a CDS encoding phosphoacceptor domain-containing protein, histidine kinase family (IMG reference gene:2510097452~PFAM: His Kinase A (phosphoacceptor) domain) produces MVRFCDYHLTVIPDNLVIARVSGNEGGEIVPKWLLPTLSEVVALSDPMWIVDESVQSDFRPGYAAHSDSSLPGNGHVRRVPSQLAKRQLRANREWTGAIAALDELLHQYLTHANSLTPTIDLNDPPAHIGFLLSGPLPVLSHVEVVKRLSTWTVASASAHAAHWLGFQLLPAEKAIADHHLTNPILPLLPGDPVADEQFCLVLTPWFSAVLVLGESLMGEPTFMFSFAPDVVQRAWEALRPRILLMSSHQVDFLDELVMQFPPITPDFKTVMQFSRLMLEHLPEPSEDDRSSIAEANPSQSSTGRMEQPAQQKAQQPLFTTSPDAPKPLCSNGKGHVSEIHPSLDVAGVEAYTPLSDSSSFDVELVKAIAHEVRTPLTTIRTLTRSLLKRSDLAPDVLRRLSIIDRECSEQIDRFGLIFKAVEIESATQSHMALIRTSLTEVFRQSIPRWQQQATQRQMTLNVDVPQEMPMVVSDPTVLDQALTSLIERFTRNLPAGSHIQLEVTLAGSQLKVQLQSQPDEAEGSSEKEHPFSSWKNSAKSIGQMLTFQPETGSLSLNLAVTKNLFQAIGGKLIVKQRPQQGEVMTVYLPLEVGTTSPLDGNKIITV; encoded by the coding sequence GTGGTTCGGTTCTGCGACTACCATTTGACAGTTATTCCAGATAACCTCGTAATAGCGAGAGTATCTGGCAATGAAGGGGGTGAGATTGTGCCCAAGTGGCTGTTGCCCACACTCAGTGAAGTTGTGGCGTTAAGCGACCCGATGTGGATAGTTGACGAATCGGTTCAATCTGACTTTCGTCCGGGTTACGCTGCTCACTCCGACTCATCCCTTCCTGGCAACGGGCACGTTCGTCGGGTACCGAGTCAACTGGCTAAGCGCCAGCTTCGGGCAAATCGAGAGTGGACGGGGGCGATCGCGGCGCTGGATGAGTTGCTACATCAATACCTGACTCATGCCAATTCGCTAACACCAACCATCGACCTGAACGATCCCCCCGCACATATTGGGTTTCTTTTATCTGGTCCCTTGCCTGTGCTGAGTCACGTGGAAGTGGTGAAACGGCTTTCCACCTGGACAGTGGCTTCAGCTTCAGCCCATGCAGCCCATTGGCTTGGCTTCCAACTGCTACCAGCGGAAAAGGCGATCGCAGATCATCATTTAACCAATCCCATCTTGCCCTTATTACCCGGAGACCCAGTTGCGGATGAGCAATTCTGTTTAGTGCTAACACCCTGGTTTAGTGCCGTGCTCGTATTAGGCGAATCCTTGATGGGAGAACCTACGTTTATGTTCTCCTTTGCGCCGGATGTGGTGCAACGAGCATGGGAAGCCTTGCGTCCTCGAATTCTACTGATGAGTTCGCATCAGGTCGATTTTTTGGATGAGTTGGTGATGCAGTTTCCACCCATCACACCTGATTTCAAAACAGTGATGCAGTTTAGCCGCCTGATGCTAGAGCATTTACCTGAACCGTCGGAGGATGATCGTAGTTCAATTGCAGAGGCCAATCCTAGTCAATCCTCGACTGGGCGGATGGAGCAGCCTGCCCAACAAAAAGCCCAACAACCATTATTCACTACTTCACCTGATGCCCCAAAACCTTTGTGCTCCAATGGCAAAGGGCATGTTTCAGAAATACATCCGTCCCTTGATGTGGCAGGAGTAGAGGCTTACACACCCCTCTCTGACTCCAGCAGTTTTGATGTGGAATTGGTGAAAGCGATCGCCCACGAAGTTCGCACCCCGCTGACTACGATCCGCACCCTGACGCGATCGCTGCTTAAACGTAGTGATCTAGCTCCCGACGTATTGCGCCGTCTCAGCATTATTGACCGCGAATGCAGTGAACAAATTGACCGCTTTGGGCTAATTTTCAAAGCAGTGGAGATCGAGTCTGCCACTCAGTCTCATATGGCATTAATTCGCACATCCCTTACAGAGGTTTTCCGGCAAAGCATCCCCCGCTGGCAACAGCAGGCAACCCAACGGCAAATGACACTGAATGTTGATGTTCCCCAGGAAATGCCCATGGTTGTCAGCGATCCTACCGTTTTAGATCAGGCCCTCACCAGCCTGATTGAACGCTTCACCCGTAACCTCCCTGCTGGCAGCCACATTCAACTCGAAGTGACTCTGGCAGGCAGCCAACTCAAGGTACAGCTTCAATCTCAGCCTGACGAAGCAGAGGGAAGTAGCGAGAAAGAACATCCCTTTAGTTCCTGGAAAAATTCTGCTAAATCAATTGGGCAAATGCTAACCTTTCAACCTGAAACTGGCAGCCTGAGCCTGAATCTGGCGGTTACCAAAAACCTGTTCCAGGCGATCGGCGGCAAACTCATTGTGAAACAGCGTCCGCAGCAAGGGGAAGTGATGACGGTTTACCTCCCGCTGGAAGTTGGTACCACCAGCCCATTGGATGGAAACAAGATTATTACTGTCTAG
- a CDS encoding hypothetical protein (IMG reference gene:2510097453~PFAM: Protein of unknown function (DUF520)) — protein MASTFSFDVVSEFDRQELVNALDQATREIQSRYDLKDTKTTVELGDNTITINTDSEFTLDAVNSLIQTKAVKRNLSLKIFDYGKPEAAGGNRIRQIITLKKGISQEVGKQISKLIRDEFKKVQASIQGDAVRVTAKSKDELQAVIQRLKQEDYPMALQFTNYR, from the coding sequence ATGGCTTCTACGTTCTCTTTTGATGTTGTGAGTGAGTTTGATCGACAGGAATTGGTCAATGCGCTTGACCAAGCAACGCGAGAAATTCAAAGTCGGTACGACCTGAAAGATACGAAAACCACCGTAGAACTGGGAGATAACACCATTACAATCAACACCGACAGCGAATTTACCCTGGATGCAGTCAACAGCTTGATTCAAACAAAAGCTGTCAAACGAAATTTATCACTCAAAATATTTGACTATGGCAAACCGGAGGCGGCAGGCGGCAATCGTATCCGGCAAATCATAACCTTAAAGAAAGGAATTAGTCAGGAAGTTGGCAAACAAATTTCTAAACTGATTCGGGATGAATTTAAGAAGGTGCAGGCGTCCATTCAAGGGGATGCTGTACGGGTCACAGCCAAGTCAAAAGATGAGTTGCAAGCTGTGATTCAGCGCTTAAAGCAAGAAGATTACCCAATGGCATTGCAGTTCACGAACTATCGCTAA
- a CDS encoding hemolysin-type calcium-binding repeat protein (IMG reference gene:2510097454~PFAM: Hemolysin-type calcium-binding repeat (2 copies)): MAVTAFFSAGNLSIFADNLANTVEVSRDAAGKILINGGAVAIRGGTATVANVSFIQAFGLGGNDTLTLNESNGALPRAFLFGGTGNDTTTGGSSADQLFGQAGNDTILGKGGNDFIFGGEGNDVLIGGDGDDQVFGEAGNDRMIWNPGDDSDLFEGGAGIDTAEVNGGNGAEVFTITANGSRVRFDRTNPAPFSLDIGTTEHLVVNANGGDDLITASGNLASLIQITVDGGAGNDTILGGNGNDLLLGGDGDDIIDGNQGDDVAFLGAGNDLFIWDPGDGSDIVEGQDGIDTMLFNGANIGEVIDVSANGRRVRFFRNIANIVMDLNDVEVIDFNALGGADTITINNLSGTDVNRINLNLSAAGSGGDGQIDTITAKGTNSNDVALLQGNASSVTVLGLAATIAIAGAEVQDVLKIDLLAGDDVIDATGVVAGALKLHLSGGDGDDVIIGSNNGDILEDGAGDDVVIGGTGNDTFIIGSGDNIILDNGGIDTVLSNSSFTLGTAFENLVLTGTATNGTGNSKDNQITGNNSNNLLQGLAGNDTLIGVDATASNSGANEKDTLTGGTGNDVFVLGVQNNSHVFYSSAGANDFALITDFGTGDLIQIKGSLSNYTLRSEAHAGSSALDTAIYLTANGANELIAVVQDVTGLTAQAFRSVA; encoded by the coding sequence ATGGCTGTCACAGCATTCTTCTCAGCAGGAAACCTATCTATCTTTGCGGACAACCTGGCAAACACGGTAGAAGTGAGCCGTGATGCGGCAGGTAAAATCTTGATTAACGGGGGTGCAGTTGCCATTAGGGGAGGCACTGCCACCGTTGCTAACGTTAGCTTCATTCAAGCGTTTGGCCTAGGTGGAAACGACACCTTGACCTTGAATGAAAGCAATGGCGCATTGCCTAGAGCATTCCTGTTTGGCGGTACTGGTAATGACACGACTACAGGCGGTTCCAGCGCAGATCAGCTATTCGGTCAGGCAGGTAATGACACGATTCTGGGCAAGGGCGGTAATGATTTCATCTTTGGGGGCGAAGGCAACGACGTTCTCATAGGTGGTGATGGCGATGATCAGGTGTTTGGTGAAGCGGGCAACGATCGCATGATCTGGAATCCAGGCGATGACAGCGACCTGTTTGAAGGCGGTGCTGGTATCGACACTGCCGAAGTCAACGGCGGCAACGGCGCAGAAGTCTTTACCATCACTGCCAACGGTTCACGTGTCCGTTTTGACCGTACTAACCCTGCTCCCTTTAGCCTGGATATTGGTACCACTGAACACTTAGTTGTAAATGCCAACGGTGGCGACGACCTGATCACGGCTTCTGGCAATTTAGCTTCCCTGATTCAAATCACTGTGGATGGTGGTGCTGGGAACGACACCATTTTGGGGGGTAACGGCAATGATCTGCTATTGGGTGGCGACGGGGATGACATAATTGACGGCAATCAGGGAGATGATGTGGCGTTCCTGGGTGCAGGCAATGACCTCTTTATTTGGGACCCAGGGGACGGTAGCGACATTGTAGAAGGGCAGGATGGCATTGATACCATGCTGTTCAACGGGGCAAACATTGGCGAAGTAATTGATGTGTCTGCCAACGGCAGACGGGTGCGCTTCTTCCGCAACATTGCCAATATCGTGATGGATTTGAATGATGTAGAAGTCATCGATTTCAATGCGCTGGGGGGAGCCGATACCATCACCATCAACAATCTGTCTGGCACCGATGTCAATCGCATCAACCTCAACTTAAGCGCGGCTGGTTCCGGTGGAGATGGGCAAATCGATACGATCACGGCTAAAGGCACCAACAGCAATGACGTGGCACTGCTGCAAGGCAATGCCAGCAGCGTGACAGTATTGGGATTAGCAGCAACCATCGCGATCGCTGGCGCAGAAGTCCAGGATGTGCTGAAAATAGACCTTTTAGCTGGAGATGATGTAATTGATGCGACGGGAGTGGTAGCAGGGGCGCTGAAACTCCACCTATCCGGCGGTGACGGGGATGATGTCATTATTGGCAGCAACAACGGCGATATTTTAGAAGACGGCGCAGGCGATGACGTGGTAATTGGCGGCACTGGCAACGATACCTTCATCATCGGTTCTGGAGACAACATCATTCTCGACAATGGCGGCATCGACACTGTTCTTTCCAATAGCAGTTTCACCCTGGGCACCGCCTTCGAAAATCTGGTACTTACTGGCACTGCTACCAACGGCACAGGTAACAGCAAAGATAACCAGATTACCGGCAACAACAGCAACAACTTGCTTCAAGGTTTGGCTGGCAACGATACCTTGATTGGAGTGGATGCGACTGCTTCAAATTCAGGTGCAAACGAAAAAGACACACTCACGGGTGGCACAGGCAATGATGTGTTTGTTTTGGGCGTACAAAACAACAGCCACGTATTCTACAGCAGTGCAGGCGCAAATGACTTTGCCCTGATCACCGATTTTGGCACAGGCGATCTGATTCAAATTAAGGGAAGTTTAAGCAACTACACTCTGCGATCAGAAGCCCATGCTGGTTCATCCGCTTTAGACACCGCCATTTATCTCACGGCAAATGGTGCGAATGAGTTAATTGCTGTTGTGCAGGATGTCACGGGCTTAACGGCTCAAGCCTTCCGCTCAGTAGCTTGA
- a CDS encoding IMP cyclohydrolase (IMG reference gene:2510097455~PFAM: AICARFT/IMPCHase bienzyme; MGS-like domain~TIGRFAM: phosphoribosylaminoimidazolecarboxamide formyltransferase/IMP cyclohydrolase): protein MAPLALLSVSDKTGLIEFASQLVNEFGYDLISSGGTAAALKEAGLPVTKVSDYTGSPEILGGRVKTLHPRIHGGILARRDVPQDVADLETQQIRPIDLVVVNLYPFEHTIAQPGVSLADAIEQIDIGGPAMLRASAKNFAHLTVLCNPDQYDPYLQELRQNHGQASLSFRQAAALKAFQHTGAYDRAIAQYLEAQASEETALPASFTLTGQQLQALRYGENPHQPAAWYQTGALASGWAAAEKLQGKELSYNNLVDLEAARCIIAEFADPQSPPAAAILKHTNPCGAALGATIAEAYQKAFDADSVSAFGGIVALNRAIDTATATALTKTFLECVVAPGCDPDAQEILAAKSKVRVLLLPNLRNGPQHTVKAIAGGFLVQTADDKIADPANWQVVTDKQPTPAQLEELLFAWKICKHVKSNAIVVTRDRTTLGVGAGQMNRVGSVKIALEQAGERSQGAILASDGFFPFDDSVRTAAAAGISAIVQPGGSLRDQDSINAANELGIVMVLTGIRHFLH from the coding sequence ATGGCACCGCTGGCGTTGCTGAGTGTTTCTGATAAAACCGGACTGATCGAGTTTGCAAGCCAACTCGTGAATGAATTTGGCTATGACCTGATCAGCAGCGGCGGCACGGCAGCAGCGCTTAAAGAGGCTGGGCTTCCTGTGACTAAAGTTTCTGACTATACAGGTTCCCCCGAAATTTTGGGTGGACGAGTGAAAACGTTGCATCCCCGGATTCATGGCGGGATTTTGGCACGTCGAGATGTCCCCCAGGATGTGGCAGATTTGGAAACCCAGCAGATTCGCCCGATTGATCTAGTCGTGGTGAACCTTTATCCCTTTGAACATACGATCGCTCAGCCTGGGGTCTCTTTGGCAGACGCGATCGAGCAAATCGATATCGGTGGACCCGCAATGCTACGGGCATCTGCTAAGAATTTTGCTCATCTGACTGTGCTGTGCAACCCAGATCAGTACGATCCTTATCTGCAAGAACTGCGACAAAATCATGGACAAGCGTCCTTATCCTTTCGGCAGGCAGCAGCGTTGAAAGCGTTTCAGCATACCGGAGCCTATGATCGCGCGATCGCCCAATACCTGGAAGCCCAGGCATCAGAAGAAACCGCACTCCCTGCCAGCTTTACCCTGACTGGGCAGCAACTTCAAGCCCTTCGTTATGGCGAAAACCCGCATCAGCCTGCTGCCTGGTATCAAACTGGTGCATTGGCCAGCGGTTGGGCAGCCGCCGAAAAATTGCAGGGAAAAGAACTGAGCTATAACAACCTGGTAGATCTGGAAGCTGCTCGTTGCATTATTGCTGAGTTTGCCGATCCTCAAAGCCCTCCGGCTGCAGCCATTCTCAAACACACCAACCCCTGTGGCGCAGCCCTGGGAGCAACAATCGCCGAAGCTTACCAAAAAGCTTTTGATGCTGATTCTGTTTCTGCTTTTGGGGGCATCGTGGCATTAAACCGTGCCATTGATACAGCTACTGCCACTGCACTCACCAAAACATTTCTGGAATGTGTGGTTGCTCCAGGTTGTGACCCCGATGCACAAGAAATTTTGGCAGCCAAATCTAAGGTGCGAGTATTGCTGTTGCCCAATCTTCGGAATGGTCCTCAACACACGGTGAAAGCGATCGCGGGTGGGTTCCTGGTGCAAACGGCTGATGATAAGATTGCCGACCCCGCTAATTGGCAAGTCGTGACCGACAAACAGCCCACTCCTGCCCAACTTGAGGAATTACTTTTCGCCTGGAAAATTTGCAAACACGTGAAATCCAATGCTATTGTTGTCACGCGCGATCGCACAACTCTTGGCGTTGGTGCCGGACAAATGAACCGCGTCGGCTCTGTCAAAATTGCTCTGGAACAAGCCGGAGAAAGATCGCAAGGTGCCATTCTCGCCAGCGATGGTTTCTTCCCTTTTGATGATTCAGTGCGTACTGCGGCGGCAGCAGGCATTAGCGCAATCGTCCAACCTGGTGGTAGTCTCCGCGATCAGGATTCCATTAATGCCGCCAACGAACTCGGCATCGTCATGGTGCTAACTGGAATTCGCCACTTCTTGCACTAA
- a CDS encoding hypothetical protein (IMG reference gene:2510097456): MGQSLFGGHRGIYASAVKWWMGRSDRFHRFNPLFPNSIRVEMAKAITTNVKNSRSYREHVTFVPSP, from the coding sequence ATGGGACAGTCATTGTTCGGCGGTCATCGTGGGATTTATGCCAGCGCAGTGAAATGGTGGATGGGTCGTAGCGATCGCTTTCACCGCTTCAACCCGCTTTTTCCAAATTCAATCAGGGTGGAGATGGCTAAAGCCATCACTACAAACGTCAAAAATAGCCGCAGTTATCGGGAGCATGTCACCTTTGTGCCCTCACCCTAA